From Aedes albopictus strain Foshan chromosome 1, AalbF5, whole genome shotgun sequence, one genomic window encodes:
- the LOC115260387 gene encoding zinc finger protein 836: MEDIDVEKICRLCCEKKGRLRSLFEGPQKYARTLPDIICDISRLQVERNDGLPQMICRVCSTALVKMYDTIESYRNNDLRLRQMLSMVPPVEIKEEEVDVDLLENAFVQELQIEHVPMKEEDMNEEYLESDLPSRDTSQITEQLEGEVLFKREDSDDDSEDVPQKDDEEWEPQDIPGKDDKKPLVGKSRKRKKQIDETIKSSGRRHRKAKCPDRPRKNDFKCYICMSDSHGTPEALLAHLNGTHQDLLPFTCPECVMETIVINTLLALNSHKKQHLNPEKCPLCDKRYTHKNNLEMHIQMHHSADNSDNSLTCTHCGEIYPTKSALYHHTKIHTTAASCEICGKIFKERSKLKRHIQNKHEKLRKYECHICQKKLSSMDSVQIHIKTFHSAKTLKCSFCPKTFGSELVHRAHEKRHLDHPDLEPKNDWKEYYTIVDKATKQRKCNLCGMVTTAIGSHLARVHFPTEYRCKVCDQAFKSKQTCEVHELAHEYGKAFHCPICAREFSERKLLICHLRTKQHQDHPLALEMLGTVRTKRGEKNDGDVDVDDAQSQ; encoded by the exons GTGGAACGCAATGATGGTCTGCCGCAGATGATTTGCCGAGTCTGCTCAACCGCACTGGTAAAAATGTACGACACAATCGAGAGCTATCGCAACAACGACCTGAGGCTTCGTCAGATGCTGAGCATGGTACCGCCGGTTGAAATTAAGGAGGAAGAAGTGGACGTCGATCTGCTGGAAAATGCGTTTGTACAGGAGCT ACAAATCGAACATGTGCCCATGAAGGAAGAAGATATGAATGAAGAATATCTGGAATCAGATTTGCCGTCACGCGATACTAGCCAAATTACAGAACAACTGGAAGGCGAAGTGCTTTTCAAGCGGGAAGATTCTGACGATGATAGCGAAGATGTACCCCAAAAAGATGACGAGGAATGGGAACCACAGGACATACCTGGCAAGGATGATAAAAAGCCTCTCGTAGGGAAGAGTCGCAAGCGAAAAAAACAAATAGACGAAACGATAAAGTCATCAGGTCGTCGTCACAGGAAAGCGAAGTGCCCTGACCGTCCACGGAAGAACGACTTCAAATGCTACATCTGCATGAGTGATTCCCACGGAACTCCCGAAGCCCTATTGGCACATTTAAATGGTACGCACCAAGATCTGTTGCCTTTCACGTGTCCGGAATGTGTTATGGAAACGATTGTAATTAATACCTTACTAGCATTGAATAGTCACAAAAAGCAACATTTGAATCCGGAAAAATGTCCGCTTTGCGATAAGCGGTACACTCATAAAAATAACCTGGAGATGCACATCCAAATGCACCACTCAGCTGACAACTCAGACAACTCCCTAACTTGCACTCATTGCGGAGAAATTTATCCTACAAAGTCAGCCCTGTACCATCACACAAAAATACATACAACCGCtgcaagctgtgaaatttgcgGGAAAATCTTTAAGGAACGAAGCAAACTCAAAAGGCACATTCAGAACAAACACGAAAAGCTCAGGAAGTACGAGTGTCACATCTGCCAGAAGAAGCTCTCTTCGATGGACAGTGTTCAAATTCacatcaaaacgttccactcgGCCAAGACACTCAAGTGCAGCTTTTGCCCGAAGACGTTCGGCTCGGAGTTGGTTCACCGTGCCCACGAAAAGAGGCATCTTGATCATCCGGATTTGGAACCGAAAAACGATTGGAAGGAATACTACACCATCGTTGATAAGGCTACCAAACAAAGAAAATGCAATCTCTGTGGGATGGTCACAACGGCGATTGGATCCCATCTGGCCAGAGTGCACTTCCCAACCGAATATCGATGCAAAGTTTGCGATCAGGCGTTCAAAAGCAAACAAACCTGTGAAGTGCACGAGCTGGCGCACGAGTACGGTAAGGCGTTCCATTGTCCAATTTGTGCGCGGGAATTTTCCGAGAGGAAACTCTTGATTTGCCATCTCCGTACCAAGCAGCATCAAGATCATCCACTTGCGCTGGAAATGCTTGGTACGGTCCGGACCAAACGAGGGGAAAAGAACGATGGCGACGTCGATGTGGATGATGCCCAGAGCCAGTAG